The following coding sequences lie in one Bacillota bacterium genomic window:
- a CDS encoding hut operon positive regulator HutP — MSHLGSKKVASAAIRMALSDSRVEEANLKKAFLEDGIKSVAVDYGGEFVSSVGKIVERAVVAAKREGVIKDTHPDEGAVAGAAREALSQIMPKALGLNVGGKIGIARCQDHISVAIFFGIGLLHLDEVAIGLGHRAVP; from the coding sequence ATGAGCCATCTAGGAAGTAAAAAGGTGGCCAGCGCGGCGATTCGGATGGCTTTAAGCGATAGCCGGGTGGAAGAGGCCAACCTGAAGAAGGCTTTTCTGGAAGACGGGATTAAAAGCGTGGCCGTTGACTACGGTGGAGAATTTGTCAGCTCGGTCGGCAAGATCGTGGAGCGAGCGGTTGTGGCCGCCAAACGAGAAGGTGTCATCAAAGATACTCACCCCGACGAAGGAGCGGTGGCCGGGGCAGCGCGGGAGGCCTTATCCCAGATCATGCCCAAGGCTTTGGGCTTGAATGTTGGGGGTAAGATCGGGATTGCCAGGTGCCAGGACCACATCAGTGTGGCGATCTTTTTTGGCATCGGTTTGCTGCACCTGGATGAAGTCGCCATCGGTCTGGGACATCGAGCAGTGCCATAA
- the aroF gene encoding 3-deoxy-7-phosphoheptulonate synthase: protein MKPYSLVSREQHQENTIIKLGQQEIGGTDLVVMAGPCAVENREEYLLLAQRLKELGVHVLRGGAYKPRTSPYSFAGLGRQGLAILAEAREMTGLPVVTEVLDVRELEWVVAAADIVQIGSRNMQNYSLLHEVGQVDKPVLLKRGFSATIEEWLLAAEHIVAAGNPKVILCERGIRTFETYTRNTVDISAIPAVKQLSHLPIIVDPSHATGRWNLVAPVARAAIAAGADGLLVEVHVNPACALSDGFQSLTPENFAELMAELAPLARVMGRRLIR, encoded by the coding sequence GTGAAGCCGTACAGTCTGGTCTCCCGCGAGCAACATCAAGAGAATACAATTATCAAGCTGGGGCAACAGGAGATTGGCGGTACTGACCTGGTGGTGATGGCTGGTCCGTGTGCGGTAGAAAATCGGGAGGAGTACCTGCTTCTGGCCCAGCGGTTGAAAGAGTTGGGGGTACACGTGCTCAGGGGAGGAGCGTACAAACCCCGCACTTCACCCTACTCGTTTGCCGGCCTGGGGCGACAGGGACTGGCCATCCTGGCGGAGGCCAGGGAAATGACTGGTCTGCCAGTGGTGACCGAGGTCCTGGATGTCCGGGAACTGGAATGGGTAGTGGCGGCGGCTGATATTGTACAAATCGGCAGTCGCAATATGCAGAACTATAGCCTCCTGCATGAGGTTGGCCAGGTGGACAAGCCAGTCCTGCTCAAACGCGGTTTTTCCGCCACCATTGAAGAGTGGTTGCTTGCTGCTGAGCATATCGTAGCGGCGGGTAACCCCAAGGTAATCCTGTGTGAACGGGGAATCAGGACGTTTGAGACTTATACGCGGAACACCGTGGATATCAGCGCGATCCCGGCGGTGAAGCAGTTGTCCCACTTACCGATTATCGTTGATCCCAGTCATGCGACTGGCCGCTGGAATCTAGTAGCCCCGGTAGCCAGGGCAGCCATCGCAGCGGGGGCTGACGGCTTGTTGGTTGAAGTGCATGTCAACCCTGCTTGTGCCCTCTCAGACGGTTTTCAATCTTTGACCCCGGAGAACTTCGCGGAGTTGATGGCCGAACTTGCGCCCCTTGCTCGGGTAATGGGCCGACGGCTGATTCGTTAG
- the aroH gene encoding chorismate mutase: protein MADKQCRGIRGAITVEENTDHCIKSATRELLVNLVEENQITPEDIVSIIFTVTKDLNAAFPAAAARDLGWRHVPLLCCTEIDVPGAMARCVRVLLHVNTTRTQEEIKHVYLKDAVRLRQDLFE from the coding sequence ATGGCTGACAAGCAGTGCCGTGGTATTCGAGGAGCCATTACCGTTGAAGAAAATACTGACCATTGTATAAAATCTGCTACACGTGAACTATTGGTCAACCTGGTTGAAGAAAACCAAATCACTCCTGAAGACATTGTCAGCATCATTTTTACTGTAACCAAAGACTTGAATGCTGCTTTTCCAGCCGCGGCGGCCCGGGATTTGGGTTGGCGACACGTACCCCTTTTATGCTGTACTGAAATTGATGTTCCTGGGGCGATGGCGCGATGTGTTCGGGTGCTGCTCCACGTCAATACCACCCGGACGCAGGAAGAGATCAAACACGTCTATCTGAAAGATGCTGTCCGGTTACGACAAGATCTTTTTGAGTAA